One genomic window of Hydra vulgaris chromosome 03, alternate assembly HydraT2T_AEP includes the following:
- the LOC136078581 gene encoding uncharacterized protein LOC136078581, producing the protein MVIAEELEVSPQFEAENTVRPRMKKTLFSYESANEPILNLETQYVVEVFNVLVDQVLSSLTSRFNQLKELSELFGFLYKIPEVTQNTEVLKKHSKDLEVALTEDGPSDVISNQLFDEIKTIFSMVPGKLLPKALIKFILENHYKQSFPNLVIALRILLTLSLTVASAERSFLKLKLTKTYLRSNMSLCRLTGLAEISIEVDELKNIDISALFETFTNIKARKVKFQ; encoded by the coding sequence ATGGTAATTGCAGAAGAATTAGAAGTAAGTCCTCAGTTTGAAGCTGAAAACACAGTTCGTCCCCGAatgaaaaaaactcttttttccTATGAATCTGCAAATGAACCAATTTTAAATCTAGAAACCCAGTATGTGGTGGAAGTTTTCAATGTACTGGTAGATCAAGTGCTATCATCTTTAACAAGTCGATTTAATCAACTGAAAGAACTTTCTGAGCTTTTTGGattcttatataaaattccaGAAGTCACCCAAAATACTGAAGTACTTAAGAAACATAGCAAGGATTTAGAGGTTGCCTTAACTGAAGATGGACCTTCAGATGTGATTTCAAATCAATTATTTGATGAAATCAAAACAATATTCAGTATGGTTCCAGGAAAATTGCTCCCTAAGGCACTGATCaagtttattttagaaaatcacTACAAACAATCTTTTCCAAATTTAGTTATAGCATTGCGAATTTTATTGACATTGTCACTCACTGTTGCTTCCGCAGAAAGAAGtttcttaaaacttaaattaactaaaacCTACTTAAGGTCAAATATGTCACTGTGCAGACTTACAGGCTTAGCTGAGATATCAATAGAAGTTGACGAGTTAAAGAACATAGATATTAGTGCATTATTTGAAacatttactaatattaaagCTCGTAAAGTCAAGTTTCAATGA